In one window of Halomarina pelagica DNA:
- a CDS encoding halocarboxylic acid dehydrogenase DehI family protein — protein MDTSEQLYDREATGWRRGLYDDVKRTFRAPVVNWIFRTAMANEPAFTRYAWGQVKPLFETRAFARLTVEYRDAVLSELDDLPAYDPAALGVSPAEFAELRGQLATFDVVAPRLAVLFEAMDRALHGEAVGTEPADDPATTAPFPDWLDRDRGAPPSMTPPDAVPGELSGTVESIREFHGFESNLPSIYRCLAQWPAALDRLWGDVESAFESAAFDRACDRVDDLTSGFVTGAPYRPRLAPDDLRGIGMDEDSIEDVQDLFREFNSGPVETVLPALPVFAATVGAGGERSLS, from the coding sequence ATGGACACGAGCGAGCAACTGTACGACCGCGAGGCGACCGGGTGGCGGCGGGGCCTCTACGACGACGTCAAACGCACCTTCCGCGCGCCGGTGGTCAACTGGATCTTCCGGACGGCGATGGCGAACGAACCCGCGTTCACCCGCTACGCGTGGGGGCAGGTCAAGCCGCTGTTCGAGACGCGCGCGTTCGCCCGGCTCACGGTCGAGTACCGCGACGCCGTGCTCTCGGAACTGGACGACCTCCCGGCCTACGACCCGGCGGCGCTCGGCGTCTCGCCGGCCGAGTTCGCCGAGTTGCGGGGGCAACTCGCCACCTTCGACGTCGTCGCGCCCCGCCTCGCCGTGCTCTTCGAGGCGATGGACCGGGCGCTCCACGGCGAGGCGGTGGGGACCGAACCGGCGGACGACCCCGCGACGACCGCGCCGTTCCCCGACTGGCTCGACCGCGACCGGGGCGCGCCCCCGTCGATGACCCCGCCCGACGCGGTGCCGGGCGAGCTGTCGGGGACGGTCGAGTCGATCCGGGAGTTCCACGGTTTCGAGTCGAACCTGCCGAGCATCTACCGCTGTCTCGCGCAGTGGCCCGCCGCGCTCGACCGGCTGTGGGGGGACGTCGAATCGGCCTTCGAGAGCGCGGCGTTCGACCGCGCGTGCGATCGCGTGGACGATCTCACGAGCGGGTTCGTGACGGGCGCGCCCTACCGACCCCGCCTCGCGCCCGACGACCTGCGCGGGATCGGGATGGACGAGGATTCGATCGAGGACGTGCAGGACCTCTTCCGGGAGTTCAACTCGGGGCCGGTCGAGACGGTCCTGCCCGCGCTCCCGGTCTTCGCGGCGACGGTGGGCGCGGGCGGCGAACGCTCGTTGTCGTGA
- a CDS encoding thioesterase family protein — MTVDLSDLARREVTGRREFTVQPRHATNVFGEQDDPPALPAAADATPEEAVRVLGSPSLLAFCEFVGRESLHGLLPDGTGTVGERADLRHRRAAPVGTTVAVETDLVGVEGRRLELAATASRAGDGAVVGTADLVFRVVERARFRAALEGLEG, encoded by the coding sequence ATGACCGTCGACCTCTCCGACCTCGCCCGGCGCGAGGTGACCGGACGCCGCGAGTTCACCGTCCAGCCCCGTCACGCGACGAACGTCTTCGGCGAGCAGGACGACCCGCCCGCGCTCCCCGCGGCGGCGGACGCGACGCCCGAGGAGGCCGTGCGCGTGCTCGGCTCGCCGTCCCTCCTCGCCTTCTGCGAGTTCGTCGGCCGGGAGTCGCTGCACGGACTCCTCCCGGACGGCACGGGCACGGTGGGCGAGCGCGCCGACCTCCGCCACCGGCGGGCCGCGCCCGTCGGGACGACCGTGGCCGTCGAGACGGACCTGGTCGGCGTCGAGGGCCGCCGCCTCGAACTGGCGGCGACCGCCTCGCGCGCGGGCGACGGCGCGGTCGTCGGGACGGCGGATCTCGTCTTCCGGGTCGTCGAGCGCGCGCGGTTCCGGGCGGCGCTGGAGGGACTGGAGGGGTGA
- a CDS encoding MFS transporter has protein sequence MTLRSDPRRWRWVLWTILAGGFLLVNFHRVSSSVLADQLTRAFDTSAAELGLLHASFFYVYAALQLPAGVLVDRAGVRRVAALGLVVMSAGVFAFATRGTLVGGFLARASIGLGGSVLYIATLRFCANWFRADEFATMTGWTIAAAGLGGVFATTPLALAAGALGWRTALLIAGAVGLCISVVVYALVRDRPARAGFDAPDGVTPGTEAVSAATVLANTKRVLRERETWLLGGMLFFLFGVNFTVLGLWGVPYVVHVYDVSVARASTYVLLGNVGLLLGPPVFGALSDRLGRRTEVILASSVGFTLAYGAIFLAVAPPLPVLGALLFLGTFVNGGTALAYTVAKERHGATASGTVTGTVNSLGYFGAATFPALMGVALDAYWTGETINGARVYSVTGYRVAFGLAALAGVLAVGCAAWIHLRMGRPARGGVAAADD, from the coding sequence ATGACGCTCCGGTCGGATCCGCGACGGTGGCGCTGGGTGCTGTGGACGATCCTGGCTGGCGGTTTTCTGCTGGTGAACTTCCACCGCGTCTCCTCGTCGGTGCTCGCGGATCAGCTGACCCGCGCGTTCGACACCAGCGCGGCCGAACTCGGCCTGCTCCACGCCTCGTTCTTCTACGTCTACGCCGCCCTCCAGCTACCGGCGGGCGTGCTCGTCGATCGCGCGGGGGTGCGTCGCGTGGCCGCCCTCGGGCTGGTGGTGATGAGCGCCGGCGTGTTCGCGTTCGCCACCCGGGGGACGCTCGTCGGGGGCTTCCTCGCCCGCGCGAGTATCGGCCTCGGCGGGAGCGTCCTCTACATCGCCACGCTCCGGTTCTGCGCGAACTGGTTCCGCGCGGACGAGTTCGCCACGATGACCGGGTGGACGATCGCCGCCGCGGGCCTCGGCGGCGTGTTCGCCACCACCCCGCTGGCGCTCGCGGCGGGGGCCCTCGGCTGGCGGACGGCGCTGCTGATCGCGGGGGCGGTCGGCCTCTGCATCTCGGTCGTCGTCTACGCGCTCGTCCGCGACCGCCCCGCGCGGGCCGGCTTCGACGCGCCCGACGGCGTGACCCCCGGGACGGAGGCGGTGAGCGCCGCGACGGTCCTCGCGAACACGAAACGCGTCCTGCGCGAGCGGGAGACGTGGCTGCTCGGCGGCATGCTCTTCTTCCTCTTCGGAGTCAACTTCACCGTCCTCGGGCTGTGGGGCGTGCCGTACGTCGTCCACGTCTACGACGTGTCGGTCGCCCGCGCCTCGACGTACGTCCTGCTCGGGAACGTCGGCCTGCTACTCGGCCCGCCCGTCTTCGGCGCGCTCTCCGATCGCCTCGGCCGCCGGACGGAGGTCATCCTCGCGTCGAGCGTCGGGTTCACGCTCGCCTACGGGGCCATCTTCCTCGCGGTCGCGCCGCCGCTGCCGGTGCTCGGGGCGCTGCTCTTCCTCGGGACGTTCGTCAACGGCGGGACGGCGCTCGCCTACACCGTCGCCAAGGAGCGCCACGGCGCGACCGCGAGCGGGACGGTGACCGGCACGGTGAACAGCCTCGGCTACTTCGGGGCGGCGACCTTCCCCGCGCTGATGGGCGTCGCGCTCGACGCCTACTGGACGGGCGAGACGATCAACGGCGCGCGCGTCTACTCGGTCACCGGCTACCGCGTCGCGTTCGGCCTCGCCGCGCTCGCGGGCGTGCTCGCCGTCGGCTGCGCGGCGTGGATCCACCTGCGGATGGGCCGACCCGCCCGCGGCGGGGTGGCGGCGGCCGACGACTGA
- a CDS encoding DUF7858 family protein, with amino-acid sequence MGLSDIAAGLEVTTEQRERGIATVDATETALDERLAAFSAELPCSPEAAAAVVETYAEGASVGASAATADLPAMTGAKVLHLLGEHVSPLGPTGRDLVRDWLDARLSRADALALSGASESAFALAVYVETHDPISGASEALEGVLAPDGDAAVAKRDLLAETMDDGFDCR; translated from the coding sequence ATGGGATTATCCGACATCGCCGCCGGGTTGGAGGTGACGACCGAGCAGCGCGAGCGCGGGATCGCGACCGTCGACGCGACCGAGACGGCCCTCGACGAGCGACTCGCCGCGTTCTCGGCGGAGCTACCGTGTTCCCCCGAAGCCGCGGCGGCGGTAGTCGAGACCTACGCGGAGGGGGCGAGCGTCGGCGCGAGCGCCGCCACGGCCGACCTGCCGGCGATGACCGGCGCGAAGGTGTTGCACCTGCTCGGCGAGCACGTCTCGCCGCTCGGACCGACGGGCCGCGACCTGGTGCGCGACTGGCTGGACGCGCGACTCTCGCGCGCCGACGCCCTCGCGCTCTCGGGGGCGAGCGAGTCCGCGTTCGCGCTCGCCGTCTACGTCGAGACGCACGATCCGATCTCCGGCGCGAGCGAGGCGCTGGAGGGCGTGCTCGCCCCCGACGGGGACGCGGCGGTCGCCAAGCGAGACCTCCTCGCCGAGACGATGGACGACGGGTTCGACTGCCGCTAG
- a CDS encoding HIT family protein, whose amino-acid sequence MTDCIFCRIVDGDLPSRTVYEDDSILAFLDANPLAPGHTLVVPKAHHERLDDLPGDLAADLFAVLYDLVSAVEDAVDADATTVGFNDGAAAGQEVPHVHGHVVPRFEGDGGGPIHAVAGSSPDLSDGELDDIAAAIGERA is encoded by the coding sequence ATGACCGACTGCATCTTCTGTCGCATCGTCGACGGCGACCTCCCGAGCCGCACGGTGTACGAGGACGACTCGATCCTCGCCTTCCTCGACGCGAACCCACTCGCGCCGGGGCACACGCTCGTCGTCCCGAAGGCCCACCACGAGCGGCTCGACGACCTCCCCGGCGACCTCGCGGCGGACCTCTTCGCGGTCCTCTACGACCTCGTGTCGGCCGTCGAGGACGCGGTCGACGCCGACGCCACCACCGTCGGGTTCAACGACGGCGCGGCGGCCGGCCAGGAGGTGCCCCACGTCCACGGCCACGTCGTCCCCCGGTTCGAGGGCGACGGCGGCGGCCCCATCCACGCCGTCGCGGGGAGCAGCCCCGACCTGAGCGACGGGGAACTGGACGACATCGCCGCGGCGATCGGGGAACGGGCGTAG
- a CDS encoding methylated-DNA--[protein]-cysteine S-methyltransferase → MRVSVLGSDLVLDERSLDADPDEVREQVREYERGERRSFDLPIRFPDTFTGRVMRAMAAIPYGETRTYGDLAADLDTAPVAVGGACGRNPVPLVVPCHRVVGSDGDLRGFSAADGVACKRRLLDFEAERA, encoded by the coding sequence ATGCGCGTCTCCGTCCTCGGGTCCGACCTCGTCCTCGACGAGCGGTCCCTCGACGCCGACCCCGACGAGGTCCGCGAGCAGGTCAGGGAGTACGAGCGCGGCGAGCGCCGGTCGTTCGACCTCCCTATCCGGTTCCCCGACACGTTCACCGGGCGGGTCATGCGCGCCATGGCGGCGATCCCCTACGGCGAGACGCGCACCTACGGCGACCTCGCCGCCGACCTCGACACCGCCCCCGTCGCCGTCGGCGGGGCGTGCGGGCGCAACCCCGTCCCGCTGGTCGTCCCCTGCCACCGGGTGGTCGGCAGCGACGGCGACCTGCGCGGGTTCTCGGCCGCCGACGGGGTCGCGTGCAAGCGCCGCCTGCTCGACTTCGAGGCCGAGCGCGCATGA
- a CDS encoding DUF7344 domain-containing protein — MTTDHHESDVASSLDAMFDVLSDRYRRRLLLEVYRRRRRSEGEAFGVDAFTARGELSEECRGRLRHVHLPKLAAAGFVAWDRERGTIGPGPHFREIEPAIRLLHDNRDELPDDWL; from the coding sequence ATGACGACAGACCACCACGAATCCGACGTCGCTTCGTCGCTCGACGCGATGTTCGACGTCCTCAGCGACCGCTATCGCCGCCGACTCCTCCTCGAAGTGTACCGTCGGAGACGCCGATCGGAGGGGGAGGCGTTCGGCGTCGACGCGTTCACGGCGCGGGGAGAGCTATCGGAAGAGTGTCGGGGGCGCCTCCGCCACGTCCACCTGCCGAAGCTGGCGGCGGCGGGCTTCGTCGCCTGGGATCGCGAGCGGGGGACGATCGGTCCCGGTCCGCACTTCCGCGAGATCGAACCGGCGATCCGCCTCCTGCACGACAACCGAGACGAACTGCCGGACGACTGGCTCTGA
- a CDS encoding ParA family protein, translating to MNSYSLVGATGGAGTTRLALEFGALLARGGHDVAVIDAAYATQGLADHCPVRPEADVTELTLDPDAPLEAGLVDLAPDAAGRLAACPARAPFERLARAKTPEAARRFEARIEEAGDRFDHVLVDTPPVAANQAVAAVSACESTVLVAPSGQRGRDSLVRARDRLADLAVEADAVVVNRTERLDAAPDADAVVPESSVVDPAAVPVCDTEDGPFAAGVAAAVSTLFGVRVEVAVERGGVRERLRSLRR from the coding sequence ATGAACAGTTACAGCCTCGTCGGTGCCACCGGCGGCGCGGGGACGACCCGTCTCGCGCTGGAGTTCGGTGCGCTGCTCGCCCGCGGCGGCCACGACGTCGCCGTCATCGACGCGGCGTACGCCACGCAGGGGCTCGCCGATCACTGCCCGGTCCGTCCCGAGGCGGACGTGACCGAACTGACGCTCGACCCCGACGCGCCGCTGGAGGCCGGCCTGGTCGACCTCGCGCCCGACGCCGCGGGCCGTCTCGCGGCCTGTCCCGCCCGCGCGCCGTTCGAACGGCTGGCCCGCGCGAAGACGCCCGAGGCCGCCCGGCGGTTCGAGGCGCGTATCGAGGAGGCGGGCGACCGCTTCGACCACGTCCTCGTCGACACGCCGCCGGTCGCGGCGAACCAGGCGGTCGCGGCGGTCTCGGCCTGCGAGTCGACGGTACTCGTCGCCCCGTCCGGACAGCGCGGTCGCGACTCGCTGGTGCGGGCGCGCGACCGCCTCGCGGACCTCGCGGTCGAGGCCGACGCGGTCGTCGTGAATCGGACCGAGCGGCTCGACGCCGCGCCCGACGCCGACGCCGTCGTTCCGGAGTCGTCCGTCGTCGATCCGGCGGCCGTGCCGGTCTGTGATACCGAGGACGGTCCGTTCGCCGCCGGCGTCGCCGCGGCGGTCTCGACGCTCTTCGGCGTGCGCGTCGAGGTGGCGGTCGAGCGGGGCGGGGTGCGCGAACGGTTGCGGTCGCTCCGACGCTAG
- the ileS gene encoding isoleucine--tRNA ligase — translation MSDSADSAPESGAESSGLRRRFGEVDDQYDPDAVEARVREYWRDVDAYEQTKRNREGAERFFFVDGPPYTSGAAHMGTTWNKSLKDAYIRYKRMCGYDVTDRPGYDMHGLPIETKVEEKLGFANKKDIEEFGMEAFIEACKEYADEQLEGLQDDFRSFGVWMDWENPYRTVTPEYMEAAWWGFARAHERGLVDRGKRSITQCPRCETAIAKNEVEYHEIESPSIYVTFPLRDREGSLVIWTTTPWTIPANTFVAVDEAADYVAVDAERDGETDRLYLAEAMVEDVLKRGRYEDYEVVEELSGADMLGWEYDHPLAEEVPTHPAGEGAGRVYHADYVEVDRTGLVHSAPGHGQEDFERGRELDLEIFCPVGPDGVYTEQGGAYAGEFVRDANDDIIADLDAKGLLLADETTRHDYGQCWRCGTDIVFLATDQWFVTVTDVKEEMLSNIEDSEWHPPEARDNRFRKFIEGSPDWNVSRQRYWGIPIPIWVPEGWDGDMEGVIVVGTREELAERVDQDVDPEDVDLHRPTVDHLTITEGGVTYERVPDVFDVWLDSSVASWGTLNYPAETADFEELWPADLIMEAHDQTRGWFWSQLGMGTTAMGEIPYREVLMHGWALAEDGRKMSKSIGNVVTPREALERHGADPMRLFLLSVNPQGEDMRFSWDEMATMQRDLNILWNVFRFPLPYMRMDGFDPDAVGVGDVPLELADEWVLSRLQSTKREMTAHWEEFRQDRALDALLEFVVEDVSRFYIQVVRERMWAEEASDSKRAAYATLYRVLLETVQLLAPYAPYVADDVYATLTGEAGYDTVHMCDWPEPDEALLREDLEADVDVLRGIEEAGANARQQAERKLRWPVPRVVVAANDAEAARAAREHAPLLRERLNAREVEVVAPDESWEELRYSAQADMSVLGPAFGPRAQEVMRALNDARVSEATLDALEASVNDRLDEPVELTDEMVEFVTETPDDVAGTVFSTNGGERGVVYVDTSITEDIESEGYAREVIRRVQEMRKDLDLDIEAEVRVDLDVGDDRVARLVREHEDLIAREVRAAEFGDVADGHRREWEVEGVEMSIAVEPLATPEPSD, via the coding sequence ATGAGCGATAGCGCCGACAGCGCCCCCGAGTCGGGCGCGGAGTCCTCCGGGCTCCGACGACGGTTCGGGGAGGTAGACGACCAGTACGATCCGGACGCGGTCGAGGCGCGCGTCCGCGAGTACTGGCGGGACGTTGACGCCTACGAGCAGACCAAGCGCAACCGGGAGGGCGCAGAGCGGTTCTTCTTCGTCGACGGGCCCCCCTACACGAGCGGCGCGGCCCACATGGGGACGACGTGGAACAAGTCGCTGAAGGACGCCTACATCCGCTACAAGCGGATGTGCGGCTACGACGTGACCGACCGCCCCGGCTACGACATGCACGGGCTACCCATCGAGACGAAGGTCGAGGAGAAGCTCGGCTTCGCCAACAAGAAGGACATCGAGGAGTTCGGCATGGAGGCGTTCATCGAGGCGTGCAAGGAGTACGCCGACGAGCAACTCGAGGGCCTCCAGGACGACTTCAGGTCCTTCGGCGTCTGGATGGACTGGGAGAACCCCTACCGGACCGTCACGCCGGAGTACATGGAGGCGGCGTGGTGGGGCTTCGCGCGCGCCCACGAGCGCGGCCTCGTCGACCGCGGGAAGCGCTCGATCACGCAGTGTCCCCGCTGCGAGACCGCGATCGCCAAGAACGAGGTGGAGTACCACGAGATCGAGTCGCCCAGCATCTACGTGACGTTCCCCCTGCGTGACCGCGAGGGCTCGCTCGTCATCTGGACGACGACGCCGTGGACCATCCCGGCGAACACCTTCGTCGCGGTGGACGAGGCGGCCGACTACGTGGCCGTCGACGCCGAGCGGGACGGCGAGACCGATCGCCTCTACCTCGCCGAGGCGATGGTCGAGGACGTGCTGAAGCGCGGGCGCTACGAGGACTACGAGGTCGTCGAGGAGCTGTCGGGCGCGGACATGCTCGGCTGGGAGTACGACCACCCCCTCGCGGAGGAGGTGCCCACCCACCCGGCCGGCGAGGGAGCGGGGCGGGTCTACCACGCGGACTACGTCGAGGTGGATCGCACTGGCCTCGTCCACTCCGCGCCGGGCCACGGCCAGGAGGACTTCGAGCGTGGGCGGGAACTCGACCTCGAGATCTTCTGCCCAGTCGGCCCCGACGGCGTCTACACCGAGCAGGGCGGGGCGTACGCCGGCGAGTTCGTCCGCGACGCGAACGACGACATCATCGCGGACCTGGACGCGAAGGGCCTGTTGCTCGCCGACGAGACCACCCGCCACGACTACGGGCAGTGCTGGCGCTGCGGGACGGACATCGTCTTTCTCGCCACCGACCAGTGGTTCGTCACCGTCACCGACGTGAAGGAGGAGATGCTCTCGAACATCGAGGACTCGGAGTGGCACCCCCCGGAGGCCCGCGACAACCGGTTCCGGAAGTTCATCGAGGGGTCGCCCGACTGGAACGTCTCCCGCCAGCGCTACTGGGGCATCCCGATCCCGATCTGGGTGCCCGAGGGGTGGGACGGCGACATGGAGGGGGTGATCGTCGTAGGGACGCGCGAGGAACTCGCCGAGCGCGTCGATCAGGACGTCGATCCCGAGGACGTGGACCTCCACCGGCCCACGGTGGACCACCTCACGATCACGGAGGGGGGCGTCACCTACGAGCGCGTCCCGGACGTCTTCGACGTGTGGCTCGACTCCTCGGTGGCGTCGTGGGGCACCCTGAACTACCCCGCCGAGACGGCGGACTTCGAGGAGCTGTGGCCCGCGGACCTCATCATGGAGGCCCACGACCAGACTCGCGGCTGGTTCTGGTCGCAACTCGGCATGGGGACGACCGCGATGGGCGAGATCCCCTACCGGGAGGTGCTCATGCACGGCTGGGCGCTGGCCGAGGACGGCCGCAAGATGTCGAAGTCCATCGGGAACGTCGTCACGCCGCGGGAGGCGCTCGAGCGCCACGGCGCGGATCCCATGCGCCTGTTCCTCCTCTCGGTGAACCCGCAGGGCGAGGACATGCGCTTCTCCTGGGACGAGATGGCGACGATGCAGCGCGACCTCAACATCCTCTGGAACGTCTTTCGCTTCCCGCTGCCGTACATGCGGATGGACGGGTTCGACCCCGACGCGGTCGGCGTCGGGGACGTCCCCCTCGAACTCGCCGACGAGTGGGTGCTCTCGCGCCTCCAGTCCACGAAGCGCGAGATGACCGCCCACTGGGAGGAGTTCCGGCAGGACCGCGCGCTCGACGCCCTCCTCGAGTTCGTCGTCGAGGACGTCTCGCGGTTCTACATCCAGGTCGTCCGCGAGCGGATGTGGGCCGAGGAGGCGAGCGACTCGAAGCGCGCCGCCTACGCGACGCTCTACCGCGTCCTCCTGGAGACGGTCCAGTTGCTCGCGCCCTACGCGCCGTACGTCGCGGACGACGTCTACGCCACCCTCACCGGCGAGGCGGGGTACGACACAGTCCACATGTGCGACTGGCCCGAACCCGACGAGGCGCTCCTCCGGGAGGACCTGGAGGCCGACGTCGACGTGCTGCGCGGGATCGAGGAGGCGGGCGCGAACGCCCGCCAGCAGGCCGAGCGCAAGCTCCGCTGGCCCGTCCCGCGCGTGGTCGTCGCCGCCAACGACGCCGAGGCCGCCCGCGCCGCCCGCGAGCACGCCCCGCTCCTCCGCGAGCGGCTCAACGCCCGCGAGGTGGAGGTCGTCGCCCCCGACGAGTCCTGGGAGGAGCTTCGGTACTCCGCGCAGGCCGACATGAGCGTCCTCGGCCCCGCCTTCGGCCCCCGCGCCCAGGAGGTCATGCGGGCGCTCAACGATGCCCGCGTGTCCGAGGCGACGCTCGACGCGCTCGAGGCGAGCGTCAACGACCGGCTCGACGAACCCGTCGAACTCACCGACGAGATGGTCGAGTTCGTCACCGAGACGCCCGACGACGTGGCCGGGACCGTCTTCTCGACGAACGGCGGGGAGCGCGGGGTCGTCTACGTCGACACCAGCATCACCGAGGACATCGAGAGCGAGGGCTACGCCCGCGAGGTGATCCGTCGCGTCCAGGAGATGCGCAAGGACCTCGACCTCGACATCGAGGCGGAGGTGCGCGTCGACCTCGACGTCGGCGACGACCGCGTCGCCCGCCTCGTGCGCGAACACGAGGACCTCATCGCCCGCGAGGTGCGGGCCGCCGAGTTCGGCGACGTGGCCGACGGCCACCGCCGCGAGTGGGAGGTCGAGGGCGTCGAGATGTCGATCGCGGTCGAACCGCTCGCGACGCCCGAACCCTCGGACTGA
- a CDS encoding amidohydrolase family protein produces the protein MTGGGRSGGAAGDDVPDDATRDDPGDADRDDRFSDVTDAHVHLMPERLMAAIRSALHDEAGWSFPDSAAQADVERALRAQGVARYVALPYAHKPGIARELNAWLLERAGASEMAIPFATVHADDEVRAVVRDAFEGGARGLKFQCPVQGCAPDDPRLDPAYELAAEYDRPIVFHAGTAPMFEDSPHVGLDRFRAFVDSYPEVRACCAHMGTYEHEGFLDLARERESVFLDTCVAMASTAPDLLDFDPASIPDAAFEDLAGRIMYGSDYPNVPYAYEREREHLLSRDLSDGAFDALLRGAAARFLGER, from the coding sequence ATGACGGGAGGGGGTCGATCCGGCGGCGCGGCGGGGGACGACGTCCCCGACGACGCGACCCGGGACGATCCCGGCGACGCTGACCGTGACGACCGCTTCAGCGACGTCACGGACGCCCACGTCCACCTGATGCCCGAGCGCCTCATGGCGGCCATCCGGAGCGCCCTGCACGACGAGGCGGGCTGGTCGTTCCCGGACTCGGCCGCCCAGGCGGACGTGGAGCGCGCGCTGCGGGCGCAGGGCGTCGCGCGCTACGTGGCGCTCCCCTACGCCCACAAGCCGGGCATCGCGCGGGAGCTGAACGCGTGGCTGCTCGAGCGGGCTGGCGCGTCGGAGATGGCGATCCCGTTCGCGACGGTCCACGCCGACGACGAGGTGCGGGCGGTCGTCCGCGACGCCTTCGAAGGGGGCGCGCGGGGCCTGAAGTTCCAGTGTCCCGTCCAGGGCTGCGCGCCGGACGACCCGCGGCTGGACCCCGCCTACGAACTCGCCGCCGAGTACGACCGCCCGATCGTCTTCCACGCGGGCACCGCGCCGATGTTCGAGGACAGCCCCCACGTCGGCCTCGACCGCTTCCGGGCGTTCGTCGACTCCTACCCCGAGGTACGGGCCTGCTGCGCCCACATGGGCACCTACGAGCACGAGGGCTTTCTCGACCTGGCCCGCGAGCGCGAGTCCGTGTTCCTCGACACCTGCGTGGCGATGGCGTCCACCGCGCCCGACCTGCTGGACTTCGACCCCGCCTCGATCCCGGACGCCGCTTTCGAGGACCTCGCCGGCCGGATCATGTACGGCTCCGACTACCCGAACGTCCCCTACGCTTACGAGCGCGAACGCGAGCACCTGCTGTCCCGGGACCTGTCCGACGGGGCCTTCGACGCGCTCCTCCGGGGCGCGGCGGCGCGCTTTCTCGGGGAGCGGTAG
- a CDS encoding uracil-DNA glycosylase, translating to MTVSPRYPEPDDRLVLEPDCRRCPELADARERISWGVGPANADLVVVGEAPGAGAPEADRWRGGNWTGVAYTSRASGRKVRAMFEELGYPDAYYTNAVKCFPPAPGGGNREPTDEERANCRPHLLREIELIDPACVVATGKHAARSLLAVEGREVDRFLDLVLEPQACPTLGVPVLPVLHPSYQEVWIARLGHTYESYRDAIGEALAAYV from the coding sequence GTGACGGTGTCGCCGCGGTACCCCGAGCCCGACGACCGCCTCGTCCTCGAACCCGACTGCCGGCGGTGCCCCGAACTCGCCGACGCCCGCGAGCGCATCTCGTGGGGCGTCGGACCCGCGAACGCCGATCTCGTGGTCGTCGGCGAGGCCCCCGGCGCGGGCGCGCCCGAGGCGGATCGCTGGCGGGGCGGCAACTGGACCGGCGTGGCCTACACCTCCCGCGCCTCGGGTCGGAAGGTGCGGGCGATGTTCGAGGAACTGGGCTACCCGGACGCCTACTACACGAACGCGGTGAAGTGCTTCCCGCCCGCCCCCGGGGGCGGCAACCGCGAACCCACCGACGAGGAGCGCGCGAACTGCCGCCCGCACCTCCTGCGCGAGATCGAACTGATCGACCCGGCGTGCGTCGTCGCCACCGGCAAGCACGCCGCGCGGTCGCTGCTCGCGGTCGAGGGACGCGAGGTCGACCGCTTTCTCGACCTCGTGCTCGAACCGCAGGCGTGTCCGACGCTCGGCGTTCCGGTCCTCCCCGTACTCCACCCCTCCTATCAGGAGGTCTGGATCGCGCGGCTGGGACACACCTACGAGTCCTACCGCGACGCGATCGGAGAGGCGCTGGCGGCGTACGTCTGA
- a CDS encoding DUF7860 family protein: MGRYGSLDYTRLTKGGFLLGLALFLVGAIGGAFAPAVLGSTPGWLSTVFVDMEAVGILVGLLSPIVFGVVLPLTE, translated from the coding sequence ATGGGACGTTACGGTTCGCTCGATTACACTAGGCTCACGAAGGGCGGCTTCCTGCTCGGCCTCGCGCTGTTCCTCGTCGGGGCCATCGGGGGCGCGTTCGCCCCCGCGGTGCTCGGCTCGACGCCCGGCTGGCTCTCCACCGTCTTCGTTGACATGGAGGCCGTCGGCATCCTCGTCGGCCTGCTCTCGCCCATCGTCTTCGGCGTCGTCCTCCCGCTGACGGAGTGA